DNA sequence from the Myxosarcina sp. GI1 genome:
GAAACCGAAACTATTACCTTCAATGCCACCAAAGTTAACGGCAAAGTAGTTGCTCCTAAAAATTTATCTTTCAATGGCGGTAAATCTAACGGAACCATAAATACGCCTACTAACCCTAAACCTACTAACCCTAAACCTACTAACCCTAAGCCTACTAACCCTAACAATCAAAACGGTCGCGACCAATCTGGAGATGACCAACATCTCCAAGTAAAAGGAAGATTCCTCTACGATGCAAATGGCGATAAGGTGATCATGAGAGGAATTGAAAATGTCGTTCGATATGGTGAGTATCAAGGTTCGGGTGAATGGAATGACCCTTACGAAAATGGTTCGCTAATCGATGGCAATGGTGATAATGTTGCAGAACTTGCTAAGACTGGAGCTAACGCCACGCGCTTGATAGGCGGACGACCAAACGAGTTTAAGAATGCCCTTGAAGAGGCAATAGATAATAATCTTTGGGTTTCAATCGGACACGTCGATTTCAGAGACAAACAAGTCATGAAAACAATTAAGGACTACGAAGCTTACGTCACGCTTCATGCTCAGGGCGAAGTAGTTCATGAAGATGAAAACAAGTGGAGAAAAGATTCTATTAAAGCAATTAAGGAAATTAGAGCACTTGGATATAAAGCCCCAATTGAAATCACCGCTGGTTTTTATGGGCAAAGATTTGAAATGATTCTGAATCAAGGTAAGGCGATTTTAAATTCCGATCCTTTAAATAACGTAGTTTTCGTAACCCAAGCCTATTCAGAAATTGAGCTTAGGGGTGGAGTAACTAATACTCTTGATAAACTTCAGAACTTTCCCGCACCGATTTTAGTAGGAGCGTCTAACTTCGGTATAGGGCTAGAGAACGGCTATGGTAATAAACCCAATACTTACAAAAAAGTATGGGATGAAACTTATAAAAGAGATCTTGGCAGCTTTTATTGGGTTTGGTCAGATGCTGGATATGGTGATGTAGTTAGTTCCAACCGAAAATTTAGTGGTCTTACTTCCGTAGGTGACTATCTGGTAAACGATAGCCCTGCAAACTTAAGCTCTCATGCTCCAAAAACCGAATTTCTCTTAGATGCACAGCCACTAATGTAGAAATGTAGATGTAATCTAAACTCAAGAAAAGATACAGTACTGTAGTATCACAAGCGCGTCACTCTCGTGCTAAGTCGTTCGATCTAATTTAAAACGAACGACTCCGTCCAGATGGATGCCAGTGTTGCTCGACTAACTACAATATTTAACAATAAACTAATGTAAGTGGGATAAGAATTAAATTTCGTCCCACTTTATTTTTATATAAAATTTATAGCATTACGCGAATACGTTAGGACATTGAGCAAAAGCAGAATCAACACATTCTTTGATATTTTCAAAGTCATAAATTCTCTGTTTCATCCAAGTTTTGAGAATAGACCACCAACGCTTGATTTTATTCAGGTCAGGCGAGTATGGTGGTAAATACCAAATTTCACATTCTGCATCAATCGCTATTTCTTGAATGCTTTGACCTTTATCTTATTTTAGGTACTTGTGCCAAATAAATTTCTCGGTTGAGATTGGGAAAAGGTTAAAGGGCAAAGGGAAAAGGGAGACTAAAGTATGTAATTAAATTTGCCTTACTACTTATTTTTCGCTTCCCTTTGATTATGTCCTAATCTTTATACGTAAAGCTGTATCTTGATAACCAGTGTTATTATCCCTTCAATTGCTCGATAAATTACTGGTTGGTTACAACCTAAGTTCATTCCTAAAACTAATAGCTTTACGATAAAATTGCTTCAGCGATAAACCAATTACCTGCTAAATTAAATCTTCCCACAACAAAAATTTCTTTACCTTCCCAATAAGACTGTAATCGTTCATTTACTGTCGAATTTAAAGTAATTAACTGCCAGCGAGAAATATTATTTTGCGGTTCTTTTAAAGTAATAGCGTATTCTCCATCGCCTACATTATGAAAAGTACCTCGATAGTAATTGCCGTTAGCAGTAGTTTCGCTCGCGCAATTGGTAGGACAATTACCGTCAACGGGGTAATCTTGAGGACTATCCAGATAATATCGTTGCCAGTAAAGCCATTGGGGGTGTTCTGGCGGTAAGTTGTATAAAGGAACAACACCAGCAGGTGCATCTTTATCTGTTAGCAACGCTTCCTGTAATTTTCTAACTGATAGTTTTTGTGGCTGACAATTAGCTTCGATACATAATGCTGCTGCCATACCTGCTGCTTGTCCGATATTCATTACTACAGGCTGTAGACGAGTACTGCCATTGGCAATATGAGAGACAGAAATATTTTTTTCGCAGACAAGTAAACCTTCGGTAGACTCTGGAACTAAAGCTTCATAGGGAATAGTGAACGGCGTACCAGTCCATCTTCCACCCCAACGTATCGATTTGGGCTGCAAGGAAAAATCGAACCCAGGATAGTGATGATCGTTAGCATAATTACCAATAGCGACCGCGCTAACTTCTCCATTAGCATTTATGGGTAAGGGTGCGACACAGCCATTGGCTATAGGTAAAATATCATTTTCGGTAATAGTTGTTTTACCTTTTAATCTGCGACTTTCTCGATAGTAAGGGTGTAGGGCAAAAGCTGAATTTAATTGTGATTGAGGAAAAATATTTGTTGCCATACTATAGTTTGGCAACTGAGATTGAATATAAACGGCAAAGTCATAACTATGTTGATATGCTTCTGCTAAAAATTGCTTTGCTTCAGTCTCAGAAGCGATAAGGCGATTTAAATTTTCTCCATAATCATTACCTACGATCGGCCAATTAATCATATAGAGATTATTTTGCAGTTTGCCATAATTTAAAAAAGTTTCTGCACCATAACTAGCCCAGGCATCTCTAAAAGGCGATGAATCTTTTAAAGTATAAAAATTTTGAGAATTATTAGAATGTTGTAGCATAAATACCCAAGTTGGAGCTTGTACGGGATATTTAGCTGTTAGTTGGTTATGTGCTACGGGCGCGCTAGGTTCGTTAAATTCTGCCTGTAATTCCCAACCCCAACGATGGGGTATTTGAGCCAACGCCAGTAAATCGCCTAATTCCGTAGCGTCGATAATAACTTTGGCTGTAACGACAAAATCTTCAAACTCAACTTTAGTAATTTTATTACCCTGTTTTACTACTGCCAGTGGTTTATAGTTATAAATACAGTTAAGATTGGGTAATTCTCTTACCCAGTTGGCGAAAATCTTGGCACCTACCTGGGGATGATAGGTAAACAAACTGACCCAAGCATTATCCAATCCTCCAGACTGTTTTTTTTGTAACTCTCTTAAATATTTACCCCACAAACCAGTTTGCCAGGCTGCTAATTCATTGCCGTCAGGCGCACAGACACCCGCACTGGTAAGCATTCCTCCTAACCAGGAAAATTCACTAACTACAGTAGTTGCTACTCCCCGACGAGCAGCTTGAATGGCGGCTGCAACTCCTCCAGTACCACCACCAACGACTAAAACTTCGGTGCTAATTTGCTGCATCGAGTAATTAGTTGAACTTATTCTTCATTTTCAGCTTTTTCCTTCTCGGTGCGATCGCATTTAATTAATGCCAGATCGATTCTCGATTTATCTGGTTGAGTAATTACCGCTTTAATATTAGGACCGAAAAACTTCTCTATTTTTTCTTGCTTTTCTTGCCACTGTTCGAGAGATATAAATGGCGAATTGAACTGCATCAGTAAAGTATAAGCACCGTCTGTTTTAGTTTCTTGAATGCCAATTAATACTGGTCGATCTTCGTCAGTCGGACTCAAGCCGAGTCGTTCTAGAGATTCATCCAAATGTGCTTCTTGTCCGTAACGGTAGCGAGTTACATCTTTTCTCAACTGGGTTTGGGTTGCGGTTGCCTGTTCGCGCAGCGCAACAATTTCTGGTGGAGTTTCTTTGGTGTAGGGAATTGGTTTTAGTTCGGCAGCCTTAAGAGCAAAACCTCCTAATAACAAGGGAATACCGTAAAAGAATCCTGCTAAATTAAGTGTAGGTTTACCGACCGCATAAGCATAAAAACCGATCGTCGTTAAAATGCCACCTACGGTCAAACCAACAGCAGCTAAAGGTATTTTGCGAAACATAAGCTAGAAAATATTGTTTAAATTTGTCAATATTGTCTATTCTAGAGCTATGGGACACGTTAATTTAACTTAAAGCAAGATATGGATAAAGCTACTATTAAATCTAAAGTTGCCGAAATTGAAACCAAGCGCGAACTATTAGTCAACTTGTTAGAAGACCCTAGTATCGGTACTTTAAGAGTAGATGTCGATCAGGCACTAGAAGAATTAGATGAATTAGTTGAAGAATTTCACGAAACTTTTCCTGAAGAAAAAAATTCTAATGTTTAGCTTTGGTAGGCATGACTAAAGTTATCGCGATTAAAAGTAGCGGAGGCGCGTCTGGCGATCGCTATTCTAAACGCCAGTCAAGAATTGCTGGATCGAAATTCTTTTTGTTGTTTGTCGCTAGTTAATACTACAAAATCTTTTATTAGAGAGTAACATGAGTGTTATAGCAGTGGCTTTGACAGCAGGTTATGCCAAAGCTAGTTACTTTGCTACTGCTTTTAGAAATAAGATTTTGTCCTGGTGAATCACAACACATGATTTTGCCATTCTATTGGGCTTCGCTTGGCTGTAACTCTTCCAAAATTGTAAACCGTACGTGATTTAGAGCCAGTTCGCCGATGGAAACTTTTTCTTTGTCTACTGGCATTCCTTCACTAGTTAAAGTTTCAAAAGAAGTGTCTTTTGCCATTTCCGCATGATACCAAGCCAGTCCCATAAAAAAGCGGGTGGGATAAGGACCTCCTTCTAAGATGTCGTCGGGGTTAGACTCCATTGGTAGCCAGCCATAGTCGGGAAGATAAAACTCCATCCAAACGTGATTGTAATCAGGTTGAAGGGGATTATGTTTATTGTTGGGATGGGGAGGGCATTTATAACGTCCTACAGTACGACAGGCAATACCATTGAGACGACACAAAGCTAAAAGTAAACCTAAATATTCGCCACAAGAACCGACACCCCGTCTGAGGACAATATCGGGCGTATCGATGTGAGGTTTAATGCCGTAGGTTAGTTTGTCATAAACATAGTTGCGAATACTGTAGACTTTTCGCAATAGATTGGTTTCTCTGCTTACGGCATCATTAGCAGCGCGTTGAATTATTTCGCTGTTCATAGCCAAATTATCGTTATCGACTAAATATTTGGCGGCAAATTCTTCGGAAAGTTCACTCAGGTTTTCACAGTCGCGGGGTTTAATTTGATATTTAATACTCCAGACTTCGATAATTGCCCTCCAACCAAAAACGTGACGTTCTTCCGAATTTAATTTATCGAATTTAAAAACGGCGATTCTCTGTCCATCTTTGACTTCTTCGGTAAAGGGGATTCCGATCGCTTCTACCTCTCTAATCTTTTGACGGTCGGTTTCAGCAGGTAGAGCGATGCGCCATTCTAAATCTTTTAACTCTACAGGATCGAGAGGCGAAATTTCTTCGGCGTAGGACATTTCGATCGCATAGCCATTAGAAAGGGCATATTTCTGGTCTGGATAGTAGCAAAAGTGTAGGGGATGGATAAAAGTGCGATCGCGATACTGTAATTCGTAGTTGGGTTCGGCGTTAGGATTATCGCGGATATAAACTTCGCGGTCGGCATAAGCGACATACAGGGTTTCTTTGCCGTCAGAATTAGGAGCAAAAGCCAGTCCCGTAGGCGACTCAAAGGGAGTCAGGACGCTAAAAATAGTCTCTCCCGTAGCGCGATCGAGACAGTAGACGGTTTGTTCGAGCGTATCACTGAGCCAAATATGTTCTTCGGTGACGGTAATGTTTTCCAAACCAATCCCAGGGGTGTAAAAATGGGTGATTTTGCTGGCGCGATCGCGACTGTAAATAAGAATTTGCCCCAATCTTTGACTGGTAATATAAATGGTAGATTGCCAAACGGCGATCCCATCAGCATCGCTATCGAGGCGGACAAATACCTCTGGTTTGAGTATGTCGTCATCGAGAGAACAATAATAAACGCTTTCGCGATTGGTAAACCAAAGACGATCTTCAGCGATCGCCAAACCCGTGGCACCTAAAAAATCCGACCAGTTATGAGAGTTGACAATAACGGTATTATCTGTAGCGGGGTCGATCTTTAATAAATAGCCGTTTCTCGAATCGATCGCCCACAAATAACCTTGATAAAAGACAATACCGTAAATCGAACTTGCCGCGATCGGTCTAATAGTTTTGGAGGTGCTGACAGAAGTGACTATTTTAGAGATGGTCATTGGTTAGTAGTTGTTTGATATTTAAGTTTTATAGCAGGTTTCGCGTAAAATAGAGTCGATCGAATCAGGCTTGAGTTATTAAGACTTTACTAAATTTAAAATTTCACCTTGCCCTCGGTCAAAACCGCTATACTTCATAAGCTTTAGGCTCTAATCTTTTAGAAATATGTTTCCTAAAACTGAGGAGTTTCAAACATAATATTTCAGAACAGGCTTGACATAAAGCCCAAAGCCTCGTCCTTGCAAAACTATAGAAACTGGAGTTGGCTCGCCATTAAGCTTTGTTGTTCTCCAAGGTCAATTAACTAAGGAGATGTACATAATAGTAGCAACAACTAGATCGGTAAATTCGATCTATCAATACTTATTGCTTGAATTGTTAATTTTCAAGTTTGACAATTTATAGCTGTATGAGTTTAATCTTCAAATACAAGTTTTCAACTAGCATTTCTTATCATAAATTTTCCCGTGAACCCATCAGATCGCTCTAATTCTTTGCCCGCTATCCAACATCCCTGGCATACGCTACCTGTTGCTAATACCCTCGAATTACTCAATAGTAATATTGAAAACGGACTAACTTCGGCTCAAGTAGAAAGACGACTAAAACACTACGGCAAAAATGAAATTGAAGAATCCGCAGGACATAGCAACTGGGAAATTTTACTCGATCAGTTCAAAGACATCA
Encoded proteins:
- a CDS encoding FAD-dependent oxidoreductase, with protein sequence MQQISTEVLVVGGGTGGVAAAIQAARRGVATTVVSEFSWLGGMLTSAGVCAPDGNELAAWQTGLWGKYLRELQKKQSGGLDNAWVSLFTYHPQVGAKIFANWVRELPNLNCIYNYKPLAVVKQGNKITKVEFEDFVVTAKVIIDATELGDLLALAQIPHRWGWELQAEFNEPSAPVAHNQLTAKYPVQAPTWVFMLQHSNNSQNFYTLKDSSPFRDAWASYGAETFLNYGKLQNNLYMINWPIVGNDYGENLNRLIASETEAKQFLAEAYQHSYDFAVYIQSQLPNYSMATNIFPQSQLNSAFALHPYYRESRRLKGKTTITENDILPIANGCVAPLPINANGEVSAVAIGNYANDHHYPGFDFSLQPKSIRWGGRWTGTPFTIPYEALVPESTEGLLVCEKNISVSHIANGSTRLQPVVMNIGQAAGMAAALCIEANCQPQKLSVRKLQEALLTDKDAPAGVVPLYNLPPEHPQWLYWQRYYLDSPQDYPVDGNCPTNCASETTANGNYYRGTFHNVGDGEYAITLKEPQNNISRWQLITLNSTVNERLQSYWEGKEIFVVGRFNLAGNWFIAEAILS
- a CDS encoding DUF2854 domain-containing protein; amino-acid sequence: MFRKIPLAAVGLTVGGILTTIGFYAYAVGKPTLNLAGFFYGIPLLLGGFALKAAELKPIPYTKETPPEIVALREQATATQTQLRKDVTRYRYGQEAHLDESLERLGLSPTDEDRPVLIGIQETKTDGAYTLLMQFNSPFISLEQWQEKQEKIEKFFGPNIKAVITQPDKSRIDLALIKCDRTEKEKAENEE
- a CDS encoding transglutaminase domain-containing protein yields the protein MTISKIVTSVSTSKTIRPIAASSIYGIVFYQGYLWAIDSRNGYLLKIDPATDNTVIVNSHNWSDFLGATGLAIAEDRLWFTNRESVYYCSLDDDILKPEVFVRLDSDADGIAVWQSTIYITSQRLGQILIYSRDRASKITHFYTPGIGLENITVTEEHIWLSDTLEQTVYCLDRATGETIFSVLTPFESPTGLAFAPNSDGKETLYVAYADREVYIRDNPNAEPNYELQYRDRTFIHPLHFCYYPDQKYALSNGYAIEMSYAEEISPLDPVELKDLEWRIALPAETDRQKIREVEAIGIPFTEEVKDGQRIAVFKFDKLNSEERHVFGWRAIIEVWSIKYQIKPRDCENLSELSEEFAAKYLVDNDNLAMNSEIIQRAANDAVSRETNLLRKVYSIRNYVYDKLTYGIKPHIDTPDIVLRRGVGSCGEYLGLLLALCRLNGIACRTVGRYKCPPHPNNKHNPLQPDYNHVWMEFYLPDYGWLPMESNPDDILEGGPYPTRFFMGLAWYHAEMAKDTSFETLTSEGMPVDKEKVSIGELALNHVRFTILEELQPSEAQ